Proteins encoded within one genomic window of Macaca thibetana thibetana isolate TM-01 chromosome 3, ASM2454274v1, whole genome shotgun sequence:
- the LOC126949685 gene encoding LOW QUALITY PROTEIN: 26S proteasome regulatory subunit 4-like (The sequence of the model RefSeq protein was modified relative to this genomic sequence to represent the inferred CDS: inserted 2 bases in 2 codons), which translates to MVQSQSGGHGPGGGKKDDKDKKKKYEPPVPTRVGKKKEKTKGSYAASKLPLVTPHTQCWLKLWKXRIKDCLLREEEFIRNQKQMKPLEEKQEEERSKVDDLRGTPMSVGNLEEIIDENHAIVSTSVGSEHYVSVLSLVDKDLLEPGCLVLLNHEVQAVIGVLIDNTDPXVTVMKVEKAPRETYADIGGLDNQIQEIKESVERPLTHPEYYKEMGVKPPKGVIRYGPPGTGKTLLAKAVANPTSVSFLRVVGSQLIQKYLGDGPKLVQELFRVAEEHAPSIMFIDEINAIGTKRYDSNSGGEREIQRTTSELLNQSDGFDSRGDVKVIMATNQIETLDPALTRPGCIDGKIEFPLSDERNKKSIFQIHTSRMMLADDVTLDDLIVARDDLSAADIKAICTEAALMALREHRMKVKNEDFKTSKENVLYKKQEGTPEGFHL; encoded by the exons ATGGTTCAAAGTCAGAGTGGTGGTCATGGTCCTGGAGGTGGAAAGAAGGATGAcaaggacaagaaaaagaaatacgaACCTCCCGTACCAACTAGAGTggggaaaaagaaggagaaaacaaagggaTCATATGCTGCCAGCAAACTGCCACTGGTGACACCTCACACTCAGTGCTGGTTAAAATTATGGA TTAGAATTAAAGACTGTCTTCTCAGGGAGGAAGAGTTCATTAGAAAtcagaaacaaatgaaaccattagaagaaaagcaagaggaggaaAGATCAAAAGTGGATGATCTGAGAGGGACTCCGATGTCAGTAGGAAACTTGGAAGAGATCATCGATGAAAATCATGCCATTGTGTCTACATCTGTGGGCTCAGAACACTATGTCAGCGTTCTTTCACTTGTAGACAAAGATCTGCTGGAACCTGGCTGCTTGGTCCTGCTCAACCACGAGGTGCAAGCTGTGATAGGGGTGCTGATAGATAACACGGATC CAGTCACAGTGATGAAGGTGGAAAAAGCCCCCCGGGAGACCTATGCTGATATCGGGGGGTTGGACaaccaaattcaggaaattaagGAATCTGTGGAACGTCCTCTCACCCATCCTGAGTATTATAAAGAGATGGGTGTAAAGCCTCCTAAGGGGGTCATTCGCTATGGTCCACCTGGCACAGGTAAAACCTTGTTAGCCAAAGCAGTAGCAAACCCAACCTCAGTCAGTTTCTTGAGAGTGGTTGGCTCTCAACTCATTCAGAAGTACCTAGGTGATGGGCCCAAACTTGTACAGGAATTGTTTCGAGTTGCTGAAGAACACGCACCATCCATCATGTTTATTGATGAAATTAATGCCATTGGGACAAAAAGATATGACTCAAATTCTGGTGGTGAGAGAGAAATTCAGCGAACAACATCGGAACTGTTGAACCAGTCAGATGGATTTGATTCTAGGGGAGATGTGAAAGTTATCATGGCCACAAACCAAATAGAAACTTTGGATCCAGCACTTACCAGACCAGGCTGCATTGATGGGAAGATTGAGTTCCCCCTATCTGATGAAAGGAATAAGAAGAGCATCTTTCAGATTCACACAAGCAGGATGATGCTGGCCGATGATGTAACCCTGGACGACTTGATCGTAGCTAGAGATGACCTCTCTGCTGCTGACATCAAGGCAATCTGTACAGAAGCTGCTCTGATGGCCTTAAGAGAACAtagaatgaaagtgaaaaatgaaGACTTCAAAACAtctaaagaaaatgttctttataaGAAACAAGAAGGCACCCCTGAGGGGTTCCATCTCTAG